The nucleotide sequence GGAAGACCCAAAACCCCCTCGTAAAAGGCCCGGGCCTTTTCCAAATCCTCGGCGTAAACCGCGGTTTCCAGGACCTCCACTACTTGAGCTTGGCGATGAGGTCAGCCACGGGAATGGCCTCGAGGGTGGTGGTCCGCACGCTCCCCCTGGCCGAGAGGTGGAGCATGGCCCGGGCCACGGCTAAGGCATCCTCCGCCTCCACGATGTTGACGAAATCATAGGGCCCAAGGACGGCGTACTGGGCCACCACCTTGACCCCGAAGTCCCGCTCCAGCTCCTGGTTGACCTCCTTGACCCGCTCGGGGTTTTTCACCAGGGTCTCGGCGCCGTCATCGGTAAGGGTGCTGAGCACTATAAAGGTGGGCATCTTGGCCTCCTTTCCCCCTCAGAATAGCCCAGGGGTTTCTCTCCAGCAACCCAAGAGGAGAGCGTTACCCCCGCACCTTGCCCCGTGATTTCTTACAAGATTAGGCTTGCTAAAAGGTTCTATCAGGGTCCATACCTTGGCTTGCGCCCAGGTGAGCGGCATCCGCGGGCCTCGAGGTCCACCCTGGCCTAGACCCCTGCTCCCACCTCGAGTTTCATATCCACCACTAGGAGGCGGCAGCCATGCCTTCCGGCCAAGGGACCCAGGACCAGGGCCAAGTAGATGACCAAAAGGGCGTGGGCCCGGCTAGCCCCAGCCGTAGCCCAGGGCAGCCCTTCACCAATTCGCGCTTGGTGGAGGGCTGGGCCTCCTTGTCCAGACATTGTTCCAGGAAAAGAGCCTTTAAGGTCCTAGCCGGCCCTCCCGTCACTCCCACTCTATGGTGGCCGGGGGTTTGGAGGTGAGGTCGTAGACCACCCGGCCGATCTCCGGCACCCTCCGGGTGATGCGCCTCGCCACCGCGTCCAGGAATTCCAGGGGGAGCCTGGCCCAGTCCGCGGTCATGAAGTCCTCGGTGGTCACGGCCCTTAAGGCCAGAACGTAGCCATACTTCCTTTCATCCCCCGCCACCCCCACGCTCCGCACCGGGGTAAGGACGGCCAGGGCCTGGGCCACGCTTCCGTAAAGCCCCCACTCCTTTAGAAGGCTGATGAAGATATCGTCAGCCTGGCGCAGGATGGCCAGCTTTTCCTCCGTGACCTCCCCCAGGATGCGCACCGCTAGCCCCGGCCCCGGGAAGGGGTGGCGCAGGCGGATGGGGTCAGGGAGGCCAAGGAGCAGGGCCAGCTCCCGCACCTCGTCCTTAAAGAGAAGGCGGAAAGGTTCCAGGAGTTCAAACTGCAGGTCCTCTGGGAGCCCGCCCACGTTGTGGTGGCTTTTGATTTTGGCGGCCCCCGCCTCGCCCGCGGACTCAATCACGTCGGGGTAAAGGGTGCCTTGGGCCAGGAAGCGAAAGGGCCCCGTCTCCCGGGCTACCTGGGAGAAGACCTCCACGAACTCCCGGCCGATAACCTTGCGCTTTTCCTCGGGGTCCTCCACCCCCTTTAGGGCCTTGAGGAAGCGTTCTTTGGCGTCCACCACCCGCAGGTTCACCCCTAAGGCCCTTAAGGCCCCCTCTACCTCCTCCCTTTCGCC is from Thermus albus and encodes:
- a CDS encoding glutamine synthetase/cystathionine beta-lyase binding protein, encoding MPTFIVLSTLTDDGAETLVKNPERVKEVNQELERDFGVKVVAQYAVLGPYDFVNIVEAEDALAVARAMLHLSARGSVRTTTLEAIPVADLIAKLK
- the guaA gene encoding glutamine-hydrolyzing GMP synthase, giving the protein MVLVLDFGSQYTRLIARRLRELRVFSLILPGTVSLEEVLKHKPQALILSGGPKSVFDPQAPRPDPQVLALGLPTLGICYGMQLLAQELGGKVERAGRAEYGKALLTRYQGPLFRGLKGEVQVWMSHQDAVTQLPPGWRVAAETEENPVAAMEAPDGKTFAVQFHPEVAHTPKGMQILENFLETAGIPRDWTPEHILEDLIREVRAKVGKDRVLLAVSGGVDSSTLALLLARAGVDHLAVFVDHGLLRLGEREEVEGALRALGVNLRVVDAKERFLKALKGVEDPEEKRKVIGREFVEVFSQVARETGPFRFLAQGTLYPDVIESAGEAGAAKIKSHHNVGGLPEDLQFELLEPFRLLFKDEVRELALLLGLPDPIRLRHPFPGPGLAVRILGEVTEEKLAILRQADDIFISLLKEWGLYGSVAQALAVLTPVRSVGVAGDERKYGYVLALRAVTTEDFMTADWARLPLEFLDAVARRITRRVPEIGRVVYDLTSKPPATIEWE